From Paracoccus suum, the proteins below share one genomic window:
- the purN gene encoding phosphoribosylglycinamide formyltransferase, with product MMRVAILISGGGSNMVRLIEDMQGDHPARPVLVLSNDPGAGGLAKAAALGVPAKAVDHRPFGRDRAAFEAALSVPLAEASPDLICLAGFMRILTPGFVARWDGGRMLNIHPSLLPLYPGLDTHARAIAAGDTEAGCTVHEVTADLDSGPILGQARVPVKPGDTAATLASRVLEAEHRLYPAVLRRVASGNRSLLQF from the coding sequence CTGATGCGGGTCGCGATCCTGATCTCGGGCGGCGGGTCCAACATGGTCCGCCTGATCGAGGATATGCAAGGCGATCACCCGGCGCGCCCGGTTCTGGTGCTGTCAAACGATCCCGGGGCCGGTGGCCTCGCCAAGGCCGCGGCGCTGGGCGTGCCGGCAAAGGCGGTCGATCACCGACCCTTTGGCCGGGACCGGGCCGCGTTCGAGGCGGCATTGTCGGTGCCGCTGGCCGAGGCTTCGCCCGACCTGATCTGCCTTGCCGGTTTCATGCGCATCCTGACGCCGGGCTTTGTCGCCCGCTGGGATGGCGGACGGATGCTGAACATCCACCCCTCGCTGCTACCGCTCTATCCTGGCCTCGACACCCATGCCCGGGCAATCGCCGCTGGCGATACCGAGGCCGGTTGTACGGTGCATGAGGTGACGGCCGATCTGGATTCGGGACCGATCCTGGGTCAGGCCCGTGTGCCGGTGAAGCCGGGCGATACGGCCGCGACCCTTGCGAGCCGCGTGCTGGAGGCGGAGCACCGCCTCTATCCCGCCGTCCTGCGCCGCGTCGCAAGCGGCAACCGCAGCCTGCTGCAGTTTTAG
- the purM gene encoding phosphoribosylformylglycinamidine cyclo-ligase — translation MSNETTARGITYAEAGVDIDAGNAFVERIGPAASATRRPGVMSGLGGFGALFDLKAAGYVDPILVAATDGVGTKLRIAIDTGRVSGVGTDLVAMCVNDLVCQGAEPLFFLDYFATGKLDVEAGAQIVTGIAEACAASGCALIGGETAEMPGMYHGGDFDLAGFAVGAMERGTALPAGVAEGDVLLGLASDGVHSNGYSLVRRVALAADLGWEDEVPFDSPAETLGEGLLVPTRLYVRSVLAARDAGGLHAAAHITGGGITENLPRVLPAGLGAEVDLDAWTLPPVFAWLREAGGISDAEMLKTFNSGIGMILVVAPDRAAALSELLTARGERVVTLGRVSAGQGVRYSGSLR, via the coding sequence ATGAGCAACGAAACGACCGCCCGCGGGATCACTTATGCCGAGGCCGGGGTCGATATCGACGCCGGCAACGCCTTCGTCGAGCGGATCGGCCCGGCAGCCTCAGCCACGCGCCGCCCCGGTGTGATGTCGGGCCTTGGCGGCTTTGGCGCGCTGTTCGACCTGAAGGCGGCGGGCTACGTCGATCCGATCCTGGTCGCAGCGACCGATGGGGTCGGCACGAAACTGCGGATCGCCATCGACACGGGCCGCGTCAGCGGCGTCGGCACCGACCTTGTCGCCATGTGCGTCAACGACCTCGTCTGCCAAGGCGCCGAACCACTGTTTTTCCTCGACTATTTCGCCACCGGCAAGCTCGATGTCGAAGCCGGGGCGCAGATCGTCACCGGCATCGCCGAGGCCTGCGCGGCATCCGGCTGTGCCCTGATCGGCGGCGAGACGGCCGAGATGCCGGGTATGTATCACGGCGGCGATTTCGACCTCGCCGGCTTTGCCGTCGGCGCGATGGAGCGCGGGACTGCGCTGCCGGCCGGCGTGGCCGAGGGTGACGTCCTGCTGGGTCTGGCTTCGGACGGCGTCCACTCCAACGGCTACTCGCTGGTGCGCCGGGTGGCGCTGGCCGCCGATCTGGGGTGGGAGGACGAGGTTCCGTTCGATTCACCCGCCGAGACTCTTGGCGAGGGGCTGCTGGTCCCGACCCGCCTCTACGTGCGCTCGGTCCTCGCGGCGCGGGACGCCGGCGGTCTGCATGCCGCCGCGCATATCACCGGTGGTGGCATCACCGAGAACCTGCCCCGCGTGCTGCCTGCGGGGCTGGGGGCCGAGGTTGACCTCGACGCCTGGACCCTGCCGCCGGTCTTTGCCTGGCTGCGCGAGGCGGGCGGCATTTCGGATGCCGAGATGCTCAAGACCTTCAACTCGGGCATCGGCATGATCCTCGTGGTTGCCCCGGATCGCGCGGCCGCCCTGAGCGAGTTGCTAACCGCGCGGGGAGAGAGGGTCGTGACCCTCGGCCGGGTCAGCGCCGGGCAGGGGGTGCGCTACAGCGGCAGCCTTCGCTGA
- the thiC gene encoding phosphomethylpyrimidine synthase ThiC, with translation MNQIVPTPPQGAPAAVPSVTTGPLPASSKVYIPGTLHPEIRVPQREIAVHPSAGEPPVTVYDASGPYTDPAVTIDISAGLAPIRQGWISARADCEPYAARAVQPADNGFANGAQLVPGFPVQRAPLRARDGKAVTQLAYARAGIITAEMEYVAIRENLGRAAAAAGSRDGEDFGAAIPDFVTPEFVCQEIASGRAIIPANINHPELEPMIIGRNFSVKINANMGTSAVTSSMAEEVDKMVWSIRWGADTVMDLSTGRNIHNTREWILRNAPVPIGTVPLYQALEKVGGIAEDLTWEIYRDTLIEQAEQGVDYFTIHAGVRLHYIPLTVNRVTGIVSRGGSIMAKWCLHHHRESFLYENFAEICDIMRAYDVSFSLGDGLRPGSIADANDAAQFAELETLGELTQIAWAKDCQVMIEGPGHVAMHKIKANMDKQLATCGEAPFYTLGPLTTDIAPGYDHITSAIGAAMIGWFGTAMLCYVTPKEHLGLPDRADVKTGVITYKIAAHAADLAKGLPGAQARDDALSRARFEFRWEDQFNLSLDPETARDFHDQTLPKEAHKTAHFCSMCGPKFCSMRISHDIRAEAQKDGMAAMAEKFRETGKLYVPTADGTA, from the coding sequence ATGAACCAGATCGTCCCGACCCCGCCGCAAGGCGCCCCCGCCGCGGTTCCGTCCGTCACGACGGGCCCCCTGCCCGCCTCGTCCAAGGTTTACATCCCGGGCACGCTGCATCCCGAAATCCGGGTCCCCCAGCGCGAGATCGCGGTTCACCCTTCGGCCGGCGAGCCGCCGGTCACAGTTTATGACGCGTCCGGGCCATATACCGATCCGGCGGTGACGATCGATATCTCAGCCGGCCTCGCCCCGATCCGCCAGGGCTGGATTTCCGCACGTGCCGATTGCGAGCCTTACGCCGCCCGCGCGGTCCAGCCCGCCGACAACGGCTTTGCCAATGGTGCTCAACTGGTGCCCGGCTTTCCCGTCCAGCGCGCCCCGCTGCGGGCCCGTGACGGCAAGGCGGTGACGCAACTTGCCTATGCCCGCGCCGGTATCATCACCGCGGAGATGGAATATGTCGCCATCCGCGAAAACCTCGGACGCGCCGCCGCGGCCGCCGGGTCGCGGGACGGCGAGGATTTCGGCGCCGCGATCCCTGATTTCGTCACTCCGGAATTCGTGTGCCAGGAGATCGCCTCAGGCCGCGCGATCATTCCCGCAAACATCAACCACCCTGAGCTGGAACCGATGATCATCGGCCGAAACTTCTCGGTCAAGATCAACGCCAACATGGGCACCAGCGCCGTCACCTCGTCCATGGCCGAGGAGGTCGACAAGATGGTCTGGTCGATCCGCTGGGGCGCGGACACGGTCATGGACCTGTCGACCGGCCGCAACATCCACAACACCCGCGAATGGATCCTGCGCAACGCGCCGGTGCCGATCGGCACGGTCCCGCTCTACCAGGCGCTGGAAAAGGTCGGCGGCATCGCCGAGGACCTGACCTGGGAAATCTATCGCGACACGCTGATCGAGCAGGCGGAACAGGGCGTCGATTACTTCACCATCCATGCCGGCGTGCGGCTGCACTACATCCCGCTGACCGTGAACCGGGTTACCGGCATCGTCAGCCGGGGCGGCTCGATCATGGCCAAGTGGTGCCTGCACCATCATCGCGAGAGCTTCCTTTACGAGAACTTCGCCGAGATCTGCGACATCATGCGTGCCTATGACGTCAGCTTCAGCCTCGGCGACGGACTGCGCCCCGGCTCGATCGCCGATGCCAACGACGCCGCGCAATTCGCCGAACTGGAGACGCTGGGCGAGTTGACGCAGATCGCCTGGGCCAAGGACTGCCAGGTGATGATCGAGGGGCCGGGCCATGTGGCCATGCACAAGATCAAGGCCAACATGGACAAGCAGCTGGCCACCTGCGGCGAGGCGCCTTTCTATACCCTGGGACCGCTGACCACCGACATCGCCCCGGGCTACGACCACATCACCAGTGCGATCGGCGCCGCCATGATCGGTTGGTTCGGCACCGCGATGCTGTGCTACGTGACGCCCAAGGAGCATCTGGGCCTGCCCGACCGCGCCGACGTGAAAACCGGCGTCATCACCTACAAGATCGCCGCCCACGCCGCCGACCTCGCCAAGGGCTTGCCGGGCGCGCAGGCCCGCGACGACGCGCTGAGCCGCGCACGGTTCGAATTCCGGTGGGAGGACCAGTTCAACCTCTCGCTCGACCCCGAGACAGCCCGCGACTTCCACGACCAGACCCTGCCCAAGGAGGCGCACAAGACCGCGCATTTCTGTTCGATGTGCGGGCCCAAGTTCTGTTCGATGCGTATCAGCCATGACATCCGTGCCGAGGCGCAAAAGGATGGCATGGCGGCGATGGCCGAGAAGTTTCGCGAAACGGGCAAGCTGTATGTGCCCACCGCGGACGGCACGGCATGA
- the thiO gene encoding glycine oxidase ThiO, whose protein sequence is MITVLGAGVAGLCAATALAERGVRVQVLDRAPEGSGASWLAGGMLAPFAEGESAPAKVALLGASAADWWHARTPGVARHGTLVLAPARDRAELDRFAARTEGHERIDADRIAELEPDLAGRFRSALFYAGEAHLDPRLALTALADGLRGRGVQIRYGVQTAPDGADIDCRGLAARDVLPDLRAVRGEMLLLRCPDVTLSRPVRLLHPRFPVYIVPRGAGLFMVGATMVETDAAGPITLRSAMELMAAAFAVHPGFAEAAIVETGVGLRPAFPDNVPRIRTAGGRLHLNGLYRHGFLTAPALAEQLADAFLAARQEVCLAN, encoded by the coding sequence ATGATCACCGTGCTGGGCGCTGGCGTCGCGGGGCTGTGCGCCGCGACCGCCCTCGCCGAGCGGGGGGTGCGGGTGCAGGTCCTGGACCGCGCACCGGAAGGCTCGGGGGCAAGCTGGCTGGCAGGCGGCATGCTCGCCCCCTTTGCCGAGGGCGAGAGCGCCCCTGCCAAGGTGGCGTTGCTCGGTGCAAGTGCCGCCGACTGGTGGCACGCGCGAACCCCAGGGGTCGCGCGGCACGGGACTCTGGTCCTCGCCCCGGCGCGCGATCGGGCAGAACTGGACCGCTTCGCCGCGCGCACAGAGGGCCATGAGCGGATCGATGCAGACCGGATCGCGGAGCTGGAGCCTGACCTGGCGGGCCGGTTCCGGAGCGCACTGTTCTATGCCGGCGAAGCGCATCTCGACCCGCGTCTTGCCCTGACCGCCCTCGCCGATGGCCTGCGTGGGCGGGGGGTACAGATCCGCTACGGCGTGCAAACGGCACCCGATGGCGCGGATATCGACTGCCGCGGCCTCGCGGCGCGTGATGTCCTGCCCGACCTTCGCGCCGTGCGGGGCGAGATGCTGCTGCTGCGCTGCCCGGATGTGACCCTCAGCCGGCCCGTGCGGCTGCTGCACCCGCGGTTTCCGGTCTATATCGTGCCGCGCGGCGCCGGCCTTTTCATGGTCGGCGCAACGATGGTCGAGACCGACGCTGCCGGCCCCATCACCCTGCGCAGCGCGATGGAACTGATGGCAGCGGCGTTCGCCGTCCACCCGGGTTTTGCCGAGGCCGCAATCGTCGAGACGGGCGTCGGCCTGCGCCCAGCCTTTCCCGACAACGTGCCGCGCATTCGTACGGCGGGAGGCCGCCTGCATCTGAATGGGCTCTACCGCCACGGCTTTCTCACGGCGCCGGCGCTGGCCGAACAACTGGCCGATGCGTTCCTCGCCGCACGACAGGAGGTTTGCCTTGCAAATTGA
- the thiS gene encoding sulfur carrier protein ThiS, which yields MQIDLNGTPFTVGASSLADALTELGYSGHALATALNGKFVPAAARPVTALRDGDRVEVLAPMQGG from the coding sequence TTGCAAATTGATCTGAACGGAACGCCTTTCACCGTAGGCGCCAGCAGCCTCGCGGATGCGCTGACCGAACTGGGCTACAGCGGGCACGCGCTCGCCACGGCCCTCAACGGCAAGTTCGTGCCTGCTGCCGCCCGGCCCGTGACCGCACTGCGCGACGGGGACAGGGTCGAGGTGCTGGCCCCAATGCAAGGGGGCTAG
- a CDS encoding thiazole synthase gives MRLYDVELSSRLLLGTAQYPSPQVLTDAIAASGCGVVTVSLRREAAGAGTGVGGAGFWSLLQGCSARMLPNTAGCTTAREAITTAHMAREVFGTPWIKLEVIGNADTLQPDPFALVEAARTLCAEGFEVFPYTTEDLIVAEHLLDAGCRVLMPWGAPIGSGQGLRHADALAAMRAHFPAVPLIIDAGLGAPSQAARAMEMGFDAVLLNTAVAKAGDPVEMARAFGQAVTAGRTAFEAGLMPPRDMAAPSTPVLGMADLALWDTA, from the coding sequence ATGCGGCTTTACGACGTCGAGTTGTCCTCGCGCCTGCTGCTCGGGACCGCGCAATATCCCTCGCCCCAAGTGCTGACGGATGCCATCGCAGCCTCGGGCTGCGGGGTCGTCACCGTGTCGCTGCGCCGCGAGGCTGCGGGTGCCGGGACCGGGGTCGGCGGTGCGGGCTTCTGGTCGCTGCTGCAGGGTTGCAGCGCGCGGATGCTGCCAAACACCGCCGGCTGCACCACCGCGCGCGAGGCGATCACCACGGCCCATATGGCGCGCGAAGTGTTCGGCACGCCCTGGATCAAGCTGGAGGTAATCGGCAACGCGGACACGCTGCAACCCGACCCCTTCGCGTTGGTCGAGGCCGCCCGGACCCTCTGCGCCGAGGGTTTCGAAGTGTTCCCCTACACCACCGAAGACCTGATCGTGGCCGAGCATCTGCTGGATGCCGGTTGCCGGGTCCTGATGCCCTGGGGGGCGCCCATCGGCTCGGGTCAGGGGCTGCGCCACGCGGATGCGCTGGCGGCGATGCGTGCGCATTTCCCGGCGGTGCCGCTGATCATCGACGCAGGCCTGGGCGCCCCGAGCCAGGCGGCGCGAGCGATGGAAATGGGCTTTGACGCGGTCCTGCTGAACACGGCCGTCGCCAAGGCCGGCGATCCGGTGGAAATGGCGCGCGCCTTTGGCCAGGCTGTCACGGCCGGGCGCACCGCCTTCGAGGCCGGGCTGATGCCGCCCCGCGACATGGCCGCGCCATCCACCCCAGTGCTGGGCATGGCCGATCTGGCCCTATGGGACACGGCATGA